The genomic interval CGTGAGAAAACCAACAGTCAGTTTGCAGTAGGCGACATTTACCTTGGCCGGGTGCGTAAAGTGATGCCGGGCTTGAATGCGGCGTTCGTGGATGTTGGCTACGAGAAAGACGCTTTCCTGCATTATTTCGACCTCGGTCCGCAGGTAATGTCGCTGAATAAATTTGTGCGCATGACCGTTACCGGCAAGCAAAAGCACGCGGCGCTTACCTACTTTAAAAACGAGCCGGAAATAAACAAAGACGGAAAAATTGGCGATGTGCTGCAACCCGATCAGCATGTGCTGATTCAGATTGCAAAAGAACCCATTTCTACAAAAGGGCCGCGCATCACATCCGAGCTTTCCATTGCAGGGCGTTACATTGTGCTTATTCCGTTTTCCGAAAAGGTTTCTGTTTCGCAGAAAATCAAAAGCAGCGAAGAACGCGAACGACTGAAAAGGCTCATCATGAGCATCAAGCCGAAGAATTTCGGTGTAATCGTTCGTACTGTTGCCGAAGGAAAAGGAGTAGCCGATCTCGATGCCGATATGAATGACCTGGTGAACAAATGGAACACCTGTTTCCAGGAGCTCATCAAAGCCAAGCCCCCGCAGCGCGTACTCGGTGAACTCAGCCGTACATCGGCCATTTTGCGTGATATGCTGAACAACTCGTTCAACGCCATTCACGTAAACGACGGCCACATGCACGACGAGATCAAAATGTACCTCCAGACGATTGCGCCCGATAAGGAGAAAATTCTGAAGCACATCAAAGGCACACAGCCTATTTTCGAGCACTTCGGAATTGATCGCCAGATTAAGGCGTTATTCGGTAAAACGGTGACCATGAAAAGTGGCGCCTACCTCATTATTGAACATACGGAAGCCCTGCACGTGATCGATGTAAACAGCGGCAACCGTTCTAAACTGCACAGCGACCAGGAAAGCAATGCGCTTGACGTGAACATGGAAGCTGCTGTGGAAATTGCCCGCCAGCTCCGCCTGCGCGATATGGGCGGCATTATCGTGATCGACTTCATTGATATGCACTCGCCCAACAATCGCAAAGCTCTTTACACCAAGCTGCGCGACGAGATGAAACTCGACCGGGCCAAGCACACCATTCTGCCCCCAAGTAAATTCGGCCTCGTGCAGATTACCCGCGAGCGTGTGCGCCCCGAAACCAACATTGAAACTGCCGAGAAATGTCCTACCTGCGGCGGTACCGGACAGGTTCAGGCCAGTGTATTGCTCATCGATCAGATTGAAAACAATTTACGCTATGTATTGCGCGAGCAGAACGAAAAGAAAGTGACACTGCGCGTACATCCTTACATCGCCGCTTTTATTACAAAAGGCTGGCTTACTTCACTTCGCTGGAAATGGATGCGTCGCTACAAACGCCCCATCAGTGTAAAACCCGTTTCATCTTACCAGTTCCTCGAGTATCATTTCTTCAATGCTCAGGACGATGAAATAAAAGTGTAAGCTGGTAAAACGGTTTGTTGGAAACTCCGGGGTTGTGATTATCCCGGAGTTTCTTTTTGCGTTTATCAACACGTATTTATTGGCTATTGAGCGGATTTAGAAATGCTCAACACAAGTTGCTTCACCGCACCCCCAACTGCAAATGTGTATAATCAGCAATCACAATATTCAGAAACTGTAAATCGGGCAATTGCTGGGGCGGGGGAAAAACGCCAAGTTCTTCCTTTACTTTTTGCGACAGGCGCGCCAGTAATTGATAATTACTGGTTTCAAACGACTGCAGCATGATTTCGCGGATGATGCTGATGTCCTTGTCGTTGAACTTCTGCACTTGCGGGAATACAATGCGGTAGTTGGGGTGTACGTAGCTGAGGATGGTGCTGCGCAAACTTGTTTTCTGGTTCACACGAATAACAATGGTATCGGCGGCCATATCGCCGATACGCTGGCCGCGGTTGCTGATAATGCTGATGAGTGCGGCAAGACCGGGAAAAATGGCCGCTTCGCACTCAAGCAGGCGGGTAATCCAGCGTATGGCAAAATCGCCGGCACCGGCAGGAGAGCCATCGCTTTTCACCACTTTAATACCCATGATCATTTTCCCGAACGTGCGGCCCGAAAACAAGGCTTCTGTCCAGAGTGTATAAGTCATAACGGGCAGCATGAGCAGCAACATCAAAGGCAGAAATACATTTCCCTGTTCATAATCAACAGCACTAACTGCGGCGGAGGAAACCCACATAATAATGAGCCAGTATGCACCCATAAACAGGATATCGAGCAGACGTGCGGTAAAACGCTCGCCCACACTGGCCGTTTCAAACTGAATAACGACGTTTTGCGTAGTGGTTATTCTTGCTATATCCATTGCGTTAAAAATACAAAATGAAATGCACTTCCGATCAAACCGGTTGCTTATCTTCGTGCGTATGGCTGGCGTTTTATATTTTTAATGCGCATCGCTGCACTAACCCGCCCAAATGAAAGAAATACGCTTTCTTCAGGAAAATCATCAGCTCTGGCTTCGTTTTGAGCAAATGCTTGACGAAAAGCAGCAGAACGCGCATGAACCCGATGCGCTGGCCGATTTGTTTGTGCGGATTACCGATGATTTATCCTGGGCGCGCACCTATTATCCCGGTTCTTCAACTGAGAAATACCTGAATGACCTTGCGGCGCGCGCCTATCTGCTTATATACAAAAACAAGCGCGAGCGTCGCAGCCGCCTGCTGAGCTTTTGGTCGGAAGAAATTCCGCTGATCATGCGCAAAAACCTGCGCAACCTGTTTATCACCTTTCTCATTTTCGGGCTTTCAGTATGGGTGGGCATTATTTCGGCCAGCCACGACGAAGGTTTTGTGCGTCTGATTCTTGGCGATCAGTATGTGGACATGACGCTCGACAACATGAGCAAGGGCGATCCGCTGGGTGTATATAAAGACGAAAATCAGTTTGTGATGTTTCTTGGCATTGCGCTGAACAATGCACGTGTGGCGCTGTATTGTGTGGTGGCTGGTTTGCTTGGCTGGATTGGCGTAGGCTTTCTCCAATTTAAAAACGGCGTAATGCTGGGTGCATTTATGTATTTCCTGAGCAGCGAGGGTTTTTACCACGAGGCCATGCTTACGGTATGGATTCACGGCACCATTGAAATTTTCTGCATTGTGGTGGCGGGTGCGGCGGGGCTTGCATTTGGCCGCGGACTTTGGTTCCCGGGCGCGTGGCCACGCAGCAAAGCGTTTTTACACTCCTCGCGCGAGGCGTTGAAAATAGGCTTTGGCCTGATTCCGTTTTTCTTTCTCGCCGCTTTCTTTGAAGGTTTTGTAACCCGTTTCACGGGCATGCACGATGTAATGCGTATGCTCATCATTGCACTTTCGCTGTTTATGATGGTGGGGTACTTTGTGGTGTGGCCGCTTATTCTGGGCCACCAGCAGCACAAACTGGGCCGTGTAATGGCCGATCAGGGCGAAGAAGCACCTAAAGGCCGAATGGCGTCTGCCAGACTGTATATCCTGCAAAGCAACTCACGCTTTATTCTGCTCATTTCCATTGCCAGCCTGCTTATTCTGCTGCCCGTGCTGGCCATTGTGATGCATTTTGCACTTGGGCAAACAGCAGAACTGTTTACCTATGTTTTCTTTATTCTCTGCGAAGGACTTGGGGCATTAATGCTGACCCTTGCCATACGTAACCGCACCACCAAAGAAGAAAACGACCTTACCATACGCCGATTAAGTAAACATAAACGTGCCGGTTATGAGCAGTAGCAAAGGAGCATTCAGGCTGGAGCGTGTGCGTTCGTTTGGCGGCGTGTTTAACGACACCAAGCGCATACTGCGCGAAAACCTCGGTGCATTTCTCGGTGTGCTGGTGCTTATCATCGGGCCGGTGGTACTTATTACCACTACATTGAGCGTGTATTATGTAAACTATCTTTTTGAAGGAAAAGAGTTTTGGGAATACGAGCACGTTGGCTCATACCTCGGTTTCGCCAGTTTAATCGGACAATCGCGCACATTGTTTAATGGCTTGTTTGCGGCGTGGGTGATTTCGCACTTTCTGAAAGTTTGCCGCGAAAAGGGCTCCTCGAAATTTACCGTGGCTGATGTATCACAAAGCATACGGGCAGATTTTCTGACCGGAATTGTTCATTTCGTTTTGCTCTTTGTGCTGTGTACGGCGCTTGGCATTAGCATTATAGCCATCCTTTTCTGGATTTCATCCACCTCGGCATCGATGGCGGCACTCATTATTTTCTTCAGCGCAATAGGCTACATGCTGCTGCGATTCCCGTTCTGGAATTATGTATTTTCTGTTTTCATGGCACGCGGTTCAACCGTGCACCCCGGTGTAAATGCCAAACGGCCGGGTATGTTTGATTCGTTTAAACTGGCTGGCGAAGTAATGTCGGGGCAGTGGTGGCGTACGTGGGCTATCATGTTTTGCATGTGGGCATTACTTATGGTGGTGGGCTATCTTATCACCATCACCTCTTCATTTGGCATGCAGATACTGGAAATGTTTGGACTAAATGCCTCGTTTGATGAACTGACCCAGAAACTGGTAAACACGCTGCTCGAAGTACTCAGTAATTTTGCGCGCACACTTGTAAACTGTGTGTTTTGTGTGGCCGTGGGCTTACATTACTACAGTATTAAAGAGTTTCGCTATGGCTATACCATCAGCGAACAACTGGATAAAATCGGTAAAACAACCGGCAACGATGATGTGGAACTCAGCTACTAAGTTTATGCGCACAATGCTTTGTGTGTGGCTGCTGAGTGCAGTGCCGCTGTGGCTGCCTGCAGCGTCAACCGACAGTTTGCCCGGCGACAGTTCGTTTGTACAAATGCGTGAGCCCGATGCGGCCAAACAACAACAGTATTACAACGACGATTATTACCGCTACGAACGCAAGCGCGGACTTGAAGAGGAGACTTTTTTCGACCGGTTGCTGCGCTCGCTTTTTGACAGGGGGAATGATGATCAGATTGATCCGAATTCGATTAACGGGAATACGATTGAGCGAACATCGAACGGACTGCAGGCACTCAATTATCTGCTGCTGGCAATAGCGGTGGGCTTGTTGGTGTGGGGATTGATACGCGCCATAAAAAGCGGGGCCGCGGGCAAAATATTCAGCGGAAAAATCAAGGAAGAAGAAGAAATTGATGCCAGTGTGGAGGATGTGGATATTCATGCCATTAACTATGAAACGCAGATTGCTGCTGCCCGTGACCGGGGTGATTACCGGTACGCCGTGCGGCTCTGGTTTTTAAACACATTGAAAAATCTGACCGACCGCGAACTGCTGCACTGGCGGCCTGAAAAAACCAATATGGATTATTATTACGAACTCAGCGGCAAACCCATGCAGCAGAAGTTCGGCGATGCCAGCCGCGTGTATGATTTTGTGTGGTATGGCGAACGGGCAATTAATGCCGGCGATTACGAACGTGCCGAAGAACAGTTTCGTGAACTTAACCGCAACCTCGACTAAATGCTGAAACGAAGCTGGTTTTTGTTCCTCCTCTTTGGTATTGCGGTGGCGGTGCTGGTGATGCTCTCCAGCCGTACTGCCGAACGCCAGTATTCGTGGAAGGACTTTTTCACAGCTGAGGAACGTCAGCCCTGGGGATGTAAAATTTTCAGAGAATATACCGACGAGCTTTTCAATAATGAAGTGAGTACGGTGCGCGCCACACTTACTGATCATTTTCGGAAAAATAACATCCCGCCTGCCAATTATATCATTATTAACACAGCTTTTTCGCCCACCTTTTCGGATGTAAATTACCTCTGTAAGTTTGCTCAAAGCGGCGGATCAGTATTTATTGCAGCGGGCGAATTCGGATTGCTTGAAGACTCGCTGAAATTCCGAACTGCCAATGCTTACGAAGAGGATAAGGTTTTTGATGAGGATAATGATTTTGAAACCTTCGACAACCAACCCAAAGGAGACACACTGCGCGGCGTAAATTTCATTAATCCAAAGCTGAAACATCCGAAAGGCTATAATTTCGACAAGGAATATGACTACCGTTATTTCCGTTTTGCCAATCCGGCGAATACCATTTCGCTGGGTAAGGACGGAGAAGGGAAAGTGAATTTCATCCGCATCAAATGGGGCAAAGGAGAGTTTCTGCTCAATACGCTTCCGCGCGCGTTCACGAACTATTACCTGGCAGACAAAGCTACAGCAACCTATTCTTTTGCGGCTATTTCGTACATGCCCGTGCGCAAAACATTCTGGGATGAAAAATACAAAGACGGTTTGCGCGAAGTACAGGATTCACGCCGCTACCTGATGTCGGA from Bacteroidota bacterium carries:
- a CDS encoding Rne/Rng family ribonuclease, which gives rise to MSNELIIDASNSEVVIALLNDKRLVELNREKTNSQFAVGDIYLGRVRKVMPGLNAAFVDVGYEKDAFLHYFDLGPQVMSLNKFVRMTVTGKQKHAALTYFKNEPEINKDGKIGDVLQPDQHVLIQIAKEPISTKGPRITSELSIAGRYIVLIPFSEKVSVSQKIKSSEERERLKRLIMSIKPKNFGVIVRTVAEGKGVADLDADMNDLVNKWNTCFQELIKAKPPQRVLGELSRTSAILRDMLNNSFNAIHVNDGHMHDEIKMYLQTIAPDKEKILKHIKGTQPIFEHFGIDRQIKALFGKTVTMKSGAYLIIEHTEALHVIDVNSGNRSKLHSDQESNALDVNMEAAVEIARQLRLRDMGGIIVIDFIDMHSPNNRKALYTKLRDEMKLDRAKHTILPPSKFGLVQITRERVRPETNIETAEKCPTCGGTGQVQASVLLIDQIENNLRYVLREQNEKKVTLRVHPYIAAFITKGWLTSLRWKWMRRYKRPISVKPVSSYQFLEYHFFNAQDDEIKV
- a CDS encoding RDD family protein yields the protein MDIARITTTQNVVIQFETASVGERFTARLLDILFMGAYWLIIMWVSSAAVSAVDYEQGNVFLPLMLLLMLPVMTYTLWTEALFSGRTFGKMIMGIKVVKSDGSPAGAGDFAIRWITRLLECEAAIFPGLAALISIISNRGQRIGDMAADTIVIRVNQKTSLRSTILSYVHPNYRIVFPQVQKFNDKDISIIREIMLQSFETSNYQLLARLSQKVKEELGVFPPPQQLPDLQFLNIVIADYTHLQLGVR
- a CDS encoding stage II sporulation protein M, with the protein product MKEIRFLQENHQLWLRFEQMLDEKQQNAHEPDALADLFVRITDDLSWARTYYPGSSTEKYLNDLAARAYLLIYKNKRERRSRLLSFWSEEIPLIMRKNLRNLFITFLIFGLSVWVGIISASHDEGFVRLILGDQYVDMTLDNMSKGDPLGVYKDENQFVMFLGIALNNARVALYCVVAGLLGWIGVGFLQFKNGVMLGAFMYFLSSEGFYHEAMLTVWIHGTIEIFCIVVAGAAGLAFGRGLWFPGAWPRSKAFLHSSREALKIGFGLIPFFFLAAFFEGFVTRFTGMHDVMRMLIIALSLFMMVGYFVVWPLILGHQQHKLGRVMADQGEEAPKGRMASARLYILQSNSRFILLISIASLLILLPVLAIVMHFALGQTAELFTYVFFILCEGLGALMLTLAIRNRTTKEENDLTIRRLSKHKRAGYEQ
- a CDS encoding DUF4129 domain-containing protein — encoded protein: MMWNSATKFMRTMLCVWLLSAVPLWLPAASTDSLPGDSSFVQMREPDAAKQQQYYNDDYYRYERKRGLEEETFFDRLLRSLFDRGNDDQIDPNSINGNTIERTSNGLQALNYLLLAIAVGLLVWGLIRAIKSGAAGKIFSGKIKEEEEIDASVEDVDIHAINYETQIAAARDRGDYRYAVRLWFLNTLKNLTDRELLHWRPEKTNMDYYYELSGKPMQQKFGDASRVYDFVWYGERAINAGDYERAEEQFRELNRNLD